Proteins encoded within one genomic window of Dermacentor albipictus isolate Rhodes 1998 colony unplaced genomic scaffold, USDA_Dalb.pri_finalv2 scaffold_142, whole genome shotgun sequence:
- the LOC139053481 gene encoding uncharacterized protein → MLFALVVAVAAVLLLLKPVTHTVVKSTRLLLGYCRHYLIESTADGAGTAMEVKSQIHIPSSSYQSVLVAATFLGLCNLVCALMLWRRLSHIRAHRARALAVPSRLSAGEPAGTDFLEDNDPLSSEHTTPDPGHLSANLLAACGQQSFATFDQLFNSMLPASSFG, encoded by the exons ATGCTTTTCGCCCTCGTGGTGGCCGTCGCAGCGGTCTTGCTCCTGCTCAAGCCGGTCACCCACACTGTGGTGAAGAGCACCAGGCTGCTGCTTGGGTATTGCCGCCACTACCTGATCGAAAGCACAGCTGACGGTGCGGGAACGGCAATGGAAGTCAAAAGTCAG atACACATCCCCAGCAGTTCTTATCAAAGCGTGCTTGTGGCGGCCACCTTCCTGGGACTCTGCAATTTGGTGTGCGCCCTGATGCTGTGGCGACGGCTCTCCCACATTCGGGCGCACCGTGCGAGAGCTCTCGCTGTCCCAAGTCGGCTGTCAGCCGGCGAGCCGGCTGGCACGGACTTCCTGGAAGACAACGATCCGCTG AGCTCTGAACACACCACGCCGGACCCAGGGCACCTGTCCGCAAACCTGCTCGCTGCGTGCGGTCAGCAGTCATTCGCGACATTTGACCAGCTCTTCAACAGCAT